The Panicum hallii strain FIL2 chromosome 5, PHallii_v3.1, whole genome shotgun sequence genome contains the following window.
AACAAATAAATGACGCGATATCTCCAGGCGCCGGACGCGATATCCCACGGAGGAGGGAAAAACAGGCCGAGGGCACGGCCGCAAAGGCGCAAAACCAAACCACCTGCCCACCCACCCTTTGGGGTTTTCCCACGCGGACATGGGTACGGTGGTAGGGCTACGGGCTACGGGCTACGGGCATGGCGTGGCGTCCCTCCCCGGGGAAAACTACGACGCGACGACGCCCTTTCCAGCCTCCACCCACCCGGGCTCCGATGCTATATATCCCCCGGCTCCCTCCCCGAACCCCCCAACTATCCTCCACACTACAACAGAAGCAAGCGTACGCGGTGCAGGAAATGGACAGCGCAAGCAGCCTCGTGGACGACaccagcagcggcggcgcgtccACGGACAAGCTCAGGGCtctggccgcggccgccgccgaggGGGCGACGCTGGAGCGCATGGGCAGCGGCGCCAGCGCGGTCGTGGACGCGGCCGAGCCGGGCGCCGAGGCGGACTCGGGCTCCGCGGGCCACGTCggcccggcggccgcggcgggcgTGGGCGGGAAGCTGCCGTCGAGCAAGTACAAAGGCGTGGTGCCGCAGCCCAACGGGCGGTGGGGCGCGCAGATCTACGAGCGCCACCAGCGCGTGTGGCTCGGCACCTTCGCGGGCGAGGCCGACGCCGCGCGCGCCTACGACGTCGCCGCGCAGCGCTTCCGCGGCCGCGACGCCGTCACCAACTTCCGCCCGCTCGCGGACGCCGAcccggacgccgccgccgagctccgCTTCCTCGCGTCCCGCTCCAAGGCCGAGGTCGTCGACATGCTCCGCAAGCACACCTACTTCGACGAGCTCGCCCAGAACAAGCgcgccttcgccgccgccgcgtccgcgCCGAAGACCTCGGCGCTCGCCGCCAGCGCCCTCTCCCCCTGctccgcgcccccctccctcgccgccgcgcgggAGCACCTGTTCGACAAGACGGTCACCCCCAGCGACGTGGGCAAGCTGAACCGGCTGGTGATCCCGAAGCAGCACGCCGAGAAGCACTTCCCGCTGCAGCTCCCgtccgccggcggcgagagcaAGGGCGTGCTCCTCAACTTCGAGGACGCCGCGGCGGGCAAGGTCTGGCGGTTCCGGTACTCGTACTGGAACAGCAGCCAGAGCTACGTGCTCACCAAGGGCTGGAGCCGCTTTGTCAAGGAGAAGGGACTCCAGGCTGGCGACGTCGTCGGCTTCTACCGCtccgcggccggcgccggcgccgacaGCAAGCTCTTCATCGCCTGCAGGCTGCGGCCCAGCGGCGTCACCGCCTCGAAGGCCCCCGCAGCGGAGCCatcgtcggcgccggcggcgaaggCCGTGCGGCTCTTCGGCGTGGACCTGCTAAcggcgccggcccccgcggcggcgccagcGGAGGCCATGGCCGGGTGCAAGAGGGCCAGGGACCTGGCGGCGCCCTCGCAGGCGGCGTTCAAGAAGCAGCTCGTGGAGCTCGCGCTAGTGTAGATTAATGCCTTGCTACCGGGCGACCGATCTCTCTTCCTCTCTAGCTAGTCCCTTTTTTTTCGCTCGATCGCCAAAAACTCCAAGATGGTAGCATCACCGAGCTGAATTAGTCCCCTCTCGGCGTCTCACCTAGTTGGTTCGTTCGTTGATTTCCTTTTCATCATCTTGCTCTTCGCTGCCGATGTAAATCTTCTCATCAAGTGTATACTACTAATGGAGAAAAGAAAACAGCCCTAGAAGGCTACAAGATGACCAACTGACACAGAAGCAGCAGCAACATTCCAAACAGCATAGCTAACCCCCTTGTACTACTGTACTTTCGTGCGTCGGTTCAACAAGAGACATCTCAAAGTTTCAGATTCCAATTACTCGATTAGTCCCTACACATCTACCCTTGGGACTTTGCAGCTTCTGAGATACTACTGTGACGTGATGTGATGTGatgtgctgctgctgcagctatAAACCACACCTAAACAGGATACAGCTTGCGTTGCGGGTGCGTGCATGTATCGAGGGTGCAAAAGGCTCCGGGGTGCTGGCAGGGTAGCTATCTGAATCTGATGGCAGGCCAGAGGCTATGGGCGCATGCATGCCCGCTGACATTATCTTCTGTAGATAGATATGCTAAACTTATCAGCAACAGGGAAAGAGGAGCAGTGCCGGCTCCTGCCTTTGCCAGGGATATGCTCGCCAATAGATAGGTCGGAGGAAAAAGATAAAACAGATCTGGAAACCAAACAATATGCACGGCATGGCTGTccctctttcctttcttttttctttattAGAAAATATATGTCCATATACAATCTCTGTTTTCTCCGTTGCAGGCATCgtgttctctctctctctctctcttctcttctctccgCGCCACACCACGTGGAGCAAAAGTAGAAGCAACAGGAGACGACACGGGAGTTGGGTGGTTTCTAGTAGCAGGTAGTATACACGCTGACATAGAGTGAGAGGTGTACATGTACGCGATACACGGGCAGGTTTACGCAGGCACGCATAGTTTTTGTTCCGCCGTGTGTTTGTTTAATCTCCGTCTGCAGCTTGCTGCACGGCACACTAGTTTTGCGCATGTGCATCACATTGGCGCCGGAACCAAACAAAAAACGCCTTGCTTCCAGGGCCGACGACGCCGTGACTCCAGCTCACCGGGGGCCATCGGAATCTCCGGTCGGCGCCCGGCCGCGCGCACGAAACAGATGGAGGAGAAACCAGCCGGCCGGCCGTCACGTCACTCACGACGGTGAGGCTTCGGGATCCAAGGGCATGTTGCCCCGATCGCCCGGTTTCAGCGGCTACGGCCGGCGGGGCCGAGACGGTGCCCGACCGGACGGCTGGTGCTCGCCGGTTTCGCAGCAGGACAGATCGCCGGGAGTAACCGGTAGAGAATGCCGCGCTATTGCAGACAAGCGATGCTCCTCCTCTCGAGCTCACTGGTTTGTGGAAAAAACACGAGCCGGTTTTGCGAGGATTCCGTGCTGCTTTTCCGATGCCAGCTTCTCACTGCGTCCGAATTGATGAGCACAGGTAGGACAGCACCGTACACGCTCCCTCGCTACACGGCCAAAGGAGATGAGACGAGCAGTTCGGATCCGGCACGCGCCGGGCTCCGGGGCGCGCCGGCCCCTGTCGTCACCGGCAGAGAGCGGGGACGTAGTCCGAGGGGGCGACACGTACGGGTAGAGACGCGGCGGGGCACGGCTCTTGAGGCTTCAGGGGGCCTCAGAGCTCGGCGTCGTAGCCCAACAATAATCTGCTCGCGGCAACGCGGGGACAAGCCGCGCAGAAAAAGCCGGTACGGTATCCCCCGTCCCTCTCTTTCTTGCGTGGCCTCGCCTCGGCTTGGCTGGTTGCCTCGTCGCCGGCCTAAAATATTGTTGGAAGTGAGCGAGAGCAACAGAGCCGGCGAGCTAGCGGATGGGTCATGGGTGGAAGTGAGCGAGAGCATGGATGGATGAGCGAAGCAGCTAGCAACCGACGGCGGCCACTTGCACGCATGCTTTGGCTGGGGCAGGCGAGTAGCCAGAATGCATTGCACGTAACTACTACTGCCTGGcagctttcaaaaaaaaaaaaaaaactactgCCTGGCTACCTAGCATACACACATGACGTCGTGTTACCCTTTCGGTGAAACCTCGCCGGGGTTATCGTTCGTCCTTGCAACGAGCATGTGGCGCAGGTCACGTCACGTCCGAACATGTGCTGCAGGTTCATCCCCGACGGAGGAGAGCGGGAGCGGAAGCATTCAAACATCTGCGTTGCATTTGCAAGCACGCCGTGTTTTTCTCAGCTTACATTCCTTGACCTGCAAGGACGACAGCTGCACAGGAGCCAGTGCCCAGTAGTACCGGCGCACTCGGCCAACTGTACGGTACAGGTACAGAACCCCGGTGCATGGGCGGTATCCGGTATGCCATGACATCCAGGCTTCAGCCATAAGCTACAGTAATTCATTTGGCTTATGTTTTTAAGGGTGTTTGACACTAAATatgagtattaaatataggttaattataaaatgaattgcataaatggagactaattcacgagacgaattcATTAAACCTAGTTAGTCCTATAATTTGATAATATTGTGCTACGATAATATTAGTCTATAATTTATAATATTGTGCTACCATAAACAGAGAGAGTGTACATAATAGTACGGCGTGCCGAGTTATTGGATCTTCGCATCAGACATATAGAGAGAAGGGCACATAAGCCAGAAAGACAATGTCACAGCAGGTCCATCTAGCCTAGCTAGCTAACTTGGGCAGCTTTTGTTGCATGCCGCGCCATGGAAAACCTGAATCGATGCTGCCTTTTGACGGGAACCTCTGCTCGCTCGCTTTACCTGCTGTCCCAACAGCCAGGCAGTGCCCAGCGCTTTGTCTGTCTCTCTCCTCGTCTCGCCACAAAGTCAAGAAGCGCCCCACCCCACCACCGCGTTCCCGGAAGTTTCCTACTGCGTCGAAGCACGCATGGCATGGCATGGCATCgagaggaaaggaaaggaaaggctCAAAGGCGCCCGACCCGACCCCTCGTGACGGTCCTTCCGTTGCCGTGGCAGCGTGGCGCACGCATCCGCATTGCACAGGCTCAGGCACCACCAGCAGCAGGTCTCCCAGTCCAGGGCTGGGCCAGCCAGGTTGGGGAGGGATGGTAGACCGTAGACGCGCGGAACAGGACACGACAGGCGCGTACAAAACGGCCAGAGGGGCAGCGCGACTTTGGAGACccgatccatccatccatcggGGTCCTCGGCGGCAGAGCCCAGCCAGGCCAGCCGCTGACGCGGAGACGCAGTGGTAGCTTTTGCTGTCTCTTCTGGCAAGTTGGCAAGGCTgccacgccgcgcccgcgcgtTCTCCTTGTGCTCCGGCCGCGGTTTGGGTGAGATGGGAAAGCAAGGAATAAACAACACCACGCGGAGATACCGTAGGCCGGGGGTTCGCGTCATCTGCTTCTGCTGCGTTGGGGGGACTTGGGGCTTTGATTATTCAGGTGCCTGTGTGCCTGCGTGGGAGTACCAAGTTGGGCGCTAATTAAACTAGTGACCTTCTCCCCCTGCATGTGGAGTAGGTGCCGCTGGTCTCGAGTGGTGGGGCTCTTATAGCAAGTCAACGCTGCGTTCCACGCATATGCTTATGCTCCATCGTCGGCTTGTGTTTTGCGGACCTGACCTGACCAGCGAGGCTCAGGCTCGGATCTCGGGGTCTGGCTAGTGTTAGGTCGTTTTCCACGGGTGcgtctttcttcctcctccccagTTGCAGCTCCAGCTTGGGACTTTGGGAGAGATGGACGTTTTGCACGCTGGACCTCGTGGTTCTAGTTTTCTCCATCTCGTTCTTTGTTTTTCCCAGAGAAGAAGGGATGGCGGTGGTGGGCGAGTAAGCAGACACAGTGGACGCATCCTGTGGCGTATGTGTGGCCTGTTCTaaagagagaggaaaaataCAAGGACTCCTGAATATTCATTTCGTAATAACTAGCGGCGTACGTGGGTGCAGATGGTGTTTGGTTACTTCGTGATTAGCTAGCTGTACTTGGCCATCTGTTGCAAGTGGTTGTACTGGGGAGTCTAGAAGCTGGATTCATGCTGCGATGTGCAGCTCACATGCATTTGCTTCGGCCAGAGTTAATCGGTCGACCGCACACAGTCAAAGTCAAGCAAGTAGTACCACTGGATGAAATGGCGAAGATATTAGCGTCTGTACTCGATCCTGTCGCACTGGAGATTGACTGGAAAGTTCGGTCCGGGGCCAATCGcgtctgattttttttttcgaTGGATGTTGAAATGCAGTAATTAACGCGCTGCAGGACTGAAGACTTGTCATTCTGTTTCGTTTGCTGGTTCTCTCTCTGTTTCCTTTTTTTCTCCTGCCAAGTTTAATTTCTGCCCGGCCGCAGATGGACAAATTAAATGATGCATGTTAAAGTATCTCCAGTGCTTTTATGGTGCAAACCCCAGTGCCTCCGAGGGGCTGAAAAGAAAATTTGTAATTACACCAACATACCCAGGACTAAACCGCAACATCCGCCAGACCACCTCGGTGCTTAGCTTAGCTTACCACGGAAGCCCCACTACCACTGCTGTGAAATCGACACCTTGGGGCGGCCCTGTTGTCATTACAGCAGTCTGTAGCTTTCCGGATCAAGAAGCAACGCGGAGAAGATATCCATCTGATAATCAACCCCGATCGCCGATCAGTTAATCCGCTGCTTGCGTGGCTGGGCGCTCTCGGGGAGCGCGCCGGCCGGGAGTAGGCGTCGTCGTCACCAGGTCGCCAGCAGCAGCGCGCCCGCACCGCACGCGCCACGATCTTTTCAGCCGGGGGCAGGGATGCGATGCGATCATGCGACGGGCGGAGGAGGTGTGGACGGACGGATAAGCACGCGGCGCCATTGGCGGGCTCTGGACACGGGTCAAACCTCCCACATGCCCCGCCTGGCCTGGCTAGCTGCCGGTCCGTGCCTAATCGCGGGTTACATATAGTATTATATTTGTTTATATAAAACTAATCATCAGGCAAGTGGCCGGTGCTGCTCAGGGCCGAGCGCATCAAAAGCAAGCTGCCTGTTGGTCAAAGTGGTTAGGCTCCGGCGCGTACTTGCGCGGGAGTTGTTCATTGTGGATGGATGGCTGCACTCTCACTTCACTGCCGTTGGGACGATGGCCCTCCGTTGGCGTTGAGGGCGATTTCTTTGACTTCTTACCCAACCCCCGAAAACGGAACAAACCGAACTTGGTTTCGCTAATCTTTGTATATGTAACATATGTCTCCTCGATCGAGTGGTGGTGACACACGCACGACTGTTCTGTCCACTGCATCTTATATGCCGTGCTGCGTGCGTGCTACGACCCAGACATCACCGAAGTGTGGCGACTGGCTGTGCGTAGTATGTGCAGCAAAACTGCAAAAGCAGTCAGGGCTCgcggtgcgtgtgtgtgggtTGGTATGAGAACGCGGAAAGCTACGTACTGAACTAATGTCTACGTAGCCGCACGCACAAAACTTTCCGCCGGTTCGTCACAACTTTAGCCAATTAATTTGGGTGCAGCGCAGCGCAGTTGACGAACCCATGCGTTCGCGTGCAAACTAGGTCTTGGCCGCCATCGGGTTTCATAAGTACGGTCGAGTTCGGCTTCTTTGACCAATGACCTTGGACAGATTAATCAGACGAAGCAGAACTGGAGAACACATTAGCCGGACAATCCAACATGGTGTCAACGGCTCCGTTCAATTTGTTTTGTCCTACTCGGGATGTTGTCAGCagtgagagagagaaaaagtGTTTGGTTGAGGAATAATATAGTCATCGTACCAAAAATTCATGGGATTACCCATGACAGGCCATTAAAGATGACTAGgatttgtcaaaccaagtaccTTCATATGCCGGCGTGCGGCTAATTGCGATGGAAAACGCTGTCAGGACTCAGGAGCCCGACATCTAACTGGTAGTGTTAATTAACGATGACactgtgagaaccgcccaatttaatatTATTTTAAGCGAAACCGTCGGTCGTTATCGtgaagatgagagctaacacgcactCGCATGAATGGCGCGttacgggttaacccacatctaaactacTAAGGACCAACTTAACCTTTCGCCGAAAATAATattaaacccggtagtcccggtatgtgctccaacatatgcccaagatcatgcacatgcacataccgtcacaagcttTTACATCACCaatgatccacaaagagcaaattttaataCAAGTTAAGCAACTAACCATTACAACATTAATTTAAAGAAAGATTCCGAATCTGAAATTTAAGGTTCAAATAAAGGGtacaagccttgggctcacaatAACATAGAAGAGATAAAAACCATAGAGTCTAGTGTTTAACATGATATCCCCAGAACGatacgcagcggaaaatatatgatagataatattaatggcgtcttgctcaaggacaccattgaccatattggcctattcctcgcctgcgccgggttcggcggggtagaaatggccaaacaccacttccggctcacctgcaacttagtataataaagcaacatgagtacaaaggtactcgcaagacttacgcgaataaatagATCAAGGAAAATGCATACGAAGGCTCACAAAAAGGCTTTAGGGATAAGTAATTtaaataagcatgagctccctaattccaccctctagcctcctagcattttaattaacttgcccaacccacctcaagttttagtAGATTAGATAACTCCAATTCTAAGCATCAACAAGAGGTAGCGTGCAACCAACCATTCGACCAACACTTCTACGAAGATttcgtaggataaagagcttgctcataaccgagagcgcggcaattcgaattgattcattaaccttgcaagggtgtacaactttacccacacgacacaaggaccatgcgactcgcccaaccgatcacgttgggtgagagggtactcgcatcaaccattCCCGACGAGttgtaaccgttgaacatcacgcctaacttgcgcggagagttacctaggtccaccggggacacccctaagcctctctacaaagccccacggccacgcatctaggaccgtgcatcaacgattagaactagagggtattcggtttatccaccccatgaatggatatgtggtagtacgataagtgctcaatttccaaggtcatccacggacggtccttaatcggttcaagcggactaaacctccgagactcctttctctaggccataccttccgctcaaacctcaaaacca
Protein-coding sequences here:
- the LOC112895706 gene encoding AP2/ERF and B3 domain-containing protein Os01g0693400-like, which codes for MAWRPSPGKTTTRRRPFQPPPTRAPMLYIPRLPPRTPQLSSTLQQKQAYAVQEMDSASSLVDDTSSGGASTDKLRALAAAAAEGATLERMGSGASAVVDAAEPGAEADSGSAGHVGPAAAAGVGGKLPSSKYKGVVPQPNGRWGAQIYERHQRVWLGTFAGEADAARAYDVAAQRFRGRDAVTNFRPLADADPDAAAELRFLASRSKAEVVDMLRKHTYFDELAQNKRAFAAAASAPKTSALAASALSPCSAPPSLAAAREHLFDKTVTPSDVGKLNRLVIPKQHAEKHFPLQLPSAGGESKGVLLNFEDAAAGKVWRFRYSYWNSSQSYVLTKGWSRFVKEKGLQAGDVVGFYRSAAGAGADSKLFIACRLRPSGVTASKAPAAEPSSAPAAKAVRLFGVDLLTAPAPAAAPAEAMAGCKRARDLAAPSQAAFKKQLVELALV